A genomic window from Purpureocillium takamizusanense chromosome 2, complete sequence includes:
- the PMC1_1 gene encoding plasma membrane calcium (TransMembrane:10 (i211-237o257-275i425-446o466-494i925-946o958-978i999-1021o1033-1052i1072-1094o1106-1126i)~COG:P~EggNog:ENOG503NX5D), translating to MFSPQIPPTITVDPTDSSQGLDAEHNVAHSLTRGLGHSRQVFPIDPAPSDFAWLDVSSAGVVNDVTGGFMFLPSSFGGSSITGMAPGASTVTRSRGASFDTTLSSIQSHDDIAGIRQDGVPGHSSFKPESLADMVSSKSMAELEAVGGLGGLACGLYTDLTAGLGLCEPGSDSSAAGSSHSSDSLSTLEARRAAFGSNQIPDKKIRSIFDLMLFALSDRVLILLSVVAAISLSVGLYQSFGQPHAPGQPRVEWVDGFTIMAAVMIVVVTGAANDYQKERQFARLTKKKALRAVVAIRSGKPIEVSVFDVLAGDVLQLNPGDLVPVDGILISGHAIYCDESSISGESDQVKKTPAAKALADLRKGRNANGLDPFIISGSKIVEGTGIYLVTAVGVNSTHGRLQMSLSERPEATPLQEKLSGVADKIAISGVAVATVMFLVLIIKLAVNIPGTDQTPVELLQTFLRIFSVSITIVVLAVPEGLPLAVTLALSIAVTRMLKDNNLVRILAACETMGNATTVCCDKTGTLTMNKMRVTRGILGISGHFSDAENRRLSSSSPQAACNSDDESLLDGLSTLPVDDQAMSLANLCSILSPDLRDIMVKSIAVNSTSFEQDEDGSLVFIGSKTEASLLAFAREWLGMGPLQEERANAQAVEVYPFDSTRKFMATVTRLPDQKYRIYVKGAPEVLLKYCTNVMSDAASSLDQDVPVTEERRDLLLNTIQEYASQSMRVLGVAYKDTPHWPPLGYAPDGVPTEQILADTTLLAVLGIEDPLRPCVADAVAKCQGAGVVVRMVTGDNVQTARAVATQCGILADDGLVIEGPAFRQLSDTEMDQILPRLQVLARSSPDDKNLLVRRLKELGETVAVTGDGTNDGPALRAADVGFSMGISGTEIAKEASSIVLMDDDFSSIVKAIQWGRTVNDAVRKFLNFQLTVNITAVAVTFVSAVISDKEESILTPVQLLWVNLIMDTFAALALATDSPSPTVLERPPHRKSTPLISTTGWKLIIGQAVYQLVVILILNLRGAQVLGLQPEEMVTLETLVFNVLVWMQLFNLYNNRRLDNGLNVFEGIMDNYYFIAINIAIAVGQFLIVHFGGSALSATQLSAKEWAISLVLGFLCIPLGVLLRLIPDEAIKHLFDFRRYTMWGTRPRERVNAHTDGTAWSTALRRVRCELRTIRQPRSSRLQRLRSEISDLAILGMRGGWARHSAEVDETSPLLQPQASDRVLSRQSSVCRPSVIMAGLVAGGVAGWPDNNAR from the exons ATGTTCTCGCCTCAGATACCTCCCACTATAACCGTTGATCCCACC GACAGCTCTCAGGGTCTTGATGCCGAGCACAATGTCGCTCATTCTCTGACGCGAGGCCTTGGCCACTCTCGCCAGGTCTTTCCGATTGATCCCGCGCCGTCAGATTTCGCCTGGCTCGACGTGTCTTCGGCAGGTGTCGTCAACGATGTCACCGGTGGCTTCATGTTCCTGCCGTCCTCTTTCGGCGGCTCGTCCATCACCGGCATGGCACCAGGTGCCTCCACCGTCACGAGGTCCCGCGGGGCATCTTTCGACACGACGCTGTCAAGCATTCAGAGCCATGACGACATAGCCGGCATCCGGCAGGATGGAGTCCCCGGCCACTCTTCGTTTAAGCCCGAGTCCCTCGCAGACATGGTAAGCTCCAAGAGCATGGCTGAGCTGGAAGCTGTTGGAGGACTTGGCGGCCTGGCTTGCGGTCTGTATACGGACCTTACCGCTGGCCTAGGCTTATGCGAGCCAGGGTCCGACagttccgccgccggctcttCGCACTCTAGCGACTCTCTCAGCACGCTCGAGGCCAGAAGGGCGGCGTTTGGGTCAAATCAGATCCCCGACAAGAAGATCAGAAGCATATTCGACCTCATGTTGTTCGCGCTGAGCGACAGGGTGTTGATCCTGCTTtccgtcgttgccgccatCTCGCTGTCGGTTGGCTTATACCAGTCATTTGGCCAACCACATGCGCCAGGGCAGCCGCGAGTCGAGTGGGTCGATGGATTCACCATcatggcggccgtcatgattgtcgtcgtcactggGGCGGCGAACGACTACCAAAAAGAGCGGCAGTTTGCCCGGCTGACCAAGAAG AAGGCTCTCCGCGCGGTAGTGGCGATTCGCTCCGGCAAGCCCATCGAGGTCTCAGTATTCGATGTCCTCGCAGGGGATGTTCTCCAGCTGAACCCTGGCGACCTCGTTCCGGTAGACGGAATCTTGATCTCTGGACACGCCATTTACTGTGACGAATCCTCCATCAGCGGTGAATCTGATCAAGTAAAGAAGACGCCAGCAGCAAAGGCCCTTGCAGATCTGAGGAAAGGCAGGAATGCAAACGGCCTCGACCCTTTTATCATCTCAGGGAGCAAGATCGTGGAAGGGACTGGTATTTACTTGGTAACTGCTGTCGGCGTCAATAGCACTCATGGCAGGCTGCAAATGAGCCTATCGGAGCGGCCTGAGGCCACACCTCTGCAAGAGAAATTGAGCGGCGTGGCCGACAAGATTGCCATAAGCGGTGTGGCCGTGGCTACAGTCATGTTTCTCGTTCTCATTATTAAGCTTGCTGTCAACATTCCGGGGACGGATCAAACACCTGTCGAACTCTTGCAGACATTTCTTCGCATTTTCAGCGTCTCAATCACCATTGTCGTCCTCGCGGTCCCTGAAGGGTTGCCGCTTGCTGTCACGTTGGCACTCTCCATTGCGGTCACACGAATGCTCAAGGACAACAATCTCGTGAGGATTCTCGCTGCTTGTGAGACTATGGGCAACGCAACAACGGTATGCTGCGACAAGACCGGAACGCTTACGATGAACAAGATGAGGGTCACCAGGGGTATTCTGGGCATAAGCGGCCACTTTTCTGACGCCGAGAATCGAAGACTGAGCAGTTCATCACCACAAGCTGCGTGCAATTCCGACGACGAATCTCTTCTAGATGGACTGTCAACATTACCCGTGGATGACCAAGCCATGTCGCTCGCGAACCTATGCTCGATACTTTCGCCAGACTTGCGCGACATCATGGTGAAATCCATTGCCGTGAACTCCACCTCATTTGAACAGGACGAAGATGGCAGTCTCGTATTCATCGGCTCCAAGACGGAAGCAAGCTTGCTTGCGTTTGCTAGAGAATGGCTGGGCATGGGTCCCCTTCAGGAGGAACGTGCGAATGCACAGGCAGTGGAAGTATATCCGTTCGACTCGACCAGGAAATTCATGGCCACCGTGACGCGGCTGCCAGATCAGAAGTACCGCATTTACGTCAAGGGGGCGCCGGAAGTGCTCCTGAAGTATTGCACCAACGTCATGTCAGACGCCGCATCGTCACTGGATCAAGACGTTCCCGTAACCGAGGAGCGGCGTGACTTATTGCTAAACACCATTCAAGAATACGCCTCCCAATCGATGCGGGTCCTCGGAGTTGCGTATAAGGACACGCCACATTGGCCACCCCTTGGGTATGCCCCAGACGGGGTTCCGACTGAGCAGATTCTTGCCGACACGACGTTGCTGGCGGTGTTGGGCATCGAGGATCCACTCAGACCGTgtgtcgccgacgccgttgcAAAATGCCAGGGTGCCGGCGTTGTCGTGAGGATGGTTACGGGCGACAATGTTCAGACGGCCCGTGCAGTTGCGACACAATGCGGTatcctggccgacgacgggctaGTTATCGAAGGCCCAGCGTTCAGACAGCTATCGGACACGGAGATGGATCAAATTCTGCCGCGTCTGCAAGTGCTAGCCAGGTCAAGCCCCGATGATAAGAATCTACTGGTGAGGCGTCTGAAGGAGCTTGGCGAAACCGtggccgtgacgggcgacggcaccaaCGACGGGCCGGCGCTGAGGGCTGCCGACGTGGGGTTTTCGATGGGCATCTCCGGGACGGAGATTGCCAAGGAAGCCTCCTCGATAGTCCTCATGGATGACGACTTCTCTTCAATTGTGAAAGCGATACAGTGGGGCCGCACCGTCAATGATGCGGTGAGAAAGTTTTTAAAC TTCCAACTCACCGTAAATATCACAGCAGTCGCTGTCACCTTTGTCTCCGCGGTCATTAGCGACAAGGAGGAGTCCATCTTGACACCTGTTCAGCTACTATGGGTGAATCTCATTATGGATACattcgccgcgctggccctAGCAACGGATTCGCCAAGCCCAACAGTCCTCGAGAGGCCACCGCACCGGAAATCCACACCGCTCATATCGACAACCGGATGGAAGTTGATCATCGGACAGGCGGTATACCAGCTTGTCGTTATTTTGATTTTGAATCTCAGAGGTGCTCAGGTTCTTGGATTGCAACCAGAAGAGATGGTGACGCTTGAAACGCTCGTATTTAACGTCCTTGTGTGGATGCAATTGTTCAATCTCTACAA CAATCGCCGCCTCGACAATGGACTCAACGTCTTCGAAGGCATCATGGACAACTATTACTTCATCGCCATCAACATAGCAATTGCTGTAGGCCAGTTTCTCATAGTACACTTTGGCGGAAGCGCGTTGTCAGCTACGCAGCTCTCCGCCAAAGAGTGGGCGATATCGCTTGTCCTGGGCTTCCTCTGCATACCATTGGGTGTCTTGCTCCGGCTAATTCCAGATGAGGCAATTAAACATCTCTTCGACTTCAGGCGATATACCATGTGGGGCACCCGACCAAGAGAGCGAGTAAACGCACATACGGACGGGACAGCATGGTCGACGGCTCTCCGTCGCGTTCGCTGTGAGCTTCGCACGATTCGGCAACCCCGGAGCTCCCGGCTGCAGCGCCTACGATCCGAGATTAGCGACTTGGCTATCTTGGGCATGCGTGGAGGGTGGGCTCGCCACAGTGCAGAGGTAGACGAGACATCTCCACTTTTGCAACCACAGGCGAGTGACCGAGTTCTATCTCGGCAGAGCTCTGTATGTCGGCCGTCTGTCATCATGGCGGGATTGGTAGCTGGTGGCGTGGCTGGGTGGCCAGACAACAATGCTCGATAA
- the VCX1_2 gene encoding Calcium/proton exchanger CAX-like (COG:P~EggNog:ENOG503NU56~TransMembrane:9 (i37-57o63-81i93-116o122-146i153-175o195-216i250-276o288-304i311-329o)): MSESASLAGGFVERAGPGTYGHALLRLHRLPGLLRDFCLSVNVLLLFVPLGFAAAAFGWNDVAIASFNFLAIIPLSGLVSDASDMIGDHLGDLVGGLVNATCGNTVELIVGIMAIAHDELQVAQSMMLGSILSDILLVQGFCIVVAARAKGVVCVNSAMVDSLSSLMLLAAMALALPTALTATLPNSGVDISKKILSFSRATVVVLLTIYAAYLYFQLKTHSALFTGHDDGVEEYEPIRGHASQKQRIDFAIGVIIGSILQIALFVLPVLIVVSWVMGPPLDLNFEVSQTYVLLFAVVLVNQVLHDKQYTYLHGVMFLCAYAVITMAFFTEPNN, encoded by the exons ATGTCGGAGTCGGCGTCCCTCGctggcggcttcgtcgagcgTGCGGGCCCAGGCACCTACGGACATGCACTGCTGCGACTGCATCGGCTCCCAGGGCTGCTTAGGGACTTTTGCCTCAGCGTCAATGTCTTGCTCCTATTTGTGCCGTTGGGGtttgcggccgccgcctttgggTGGAACGACGTGGCCATCGCGAGCTTCAacttcctcgccatcatcccGCTCTCGGGTCTCGTGTCCGATGCCTCAGACATGATTGGCGACCACCTAGGAGATTTGGTTGGCGGCCTGGTGAACGCGACATGTGGTAACACGGTTGAACTGATC GTTGGAATAATGGCCATCGCCCATGACGAGCTCCAAGTTGCACAGTCCATGATGCTAGGAAGCATTCTATCTGACATCTTGCTG GTCCAAGGCTTCTGTATTGTCGTTGCCGCGCGCGCAAAGGGGGTCGTCTGCGTCAACTCTGCCATGGTTGACTCGCTGTCCTCGCTCATGCTCCTTGCCGCCATGGCACTGGCTCTTCCCACAGCTCTCACTGCGACTTTACCCAACTCGGGCGTTGATATCAGCAAAAAGATCCTCTCCTTTAGCCGCGcaaccgtcgtcgtcctACTCACAATCTACGCGGCATATCTCTACTTCCAGCTCAAGACGCATTCTGCCCTATTcaccggccacgacgacggagtCGAAGAGTACGAACCCATCCGCGGACATG CCTCACAGAAACAGAGGATCGACTTTGCTATCGGAGTCATCATTGGCAGCATCCTACAGATTGCCCTTTTTGTCCTCCCCGTCCTTATCGTCGTCAGCTGGGTCATGGGCCCGCCGCTTGATCTCAACTTCGAGGTATCGCAGACCTATGTCTTGTTattcgccgtcgtccttgtgAACCAAGTGTTGCACGACAAACAGTACACGTACCTTCACGGCGTCATGTTCCTCTGCGC CtacgccgtcatcaccatggCCTTCTTTACCGAGCCAAACAATTGA
- the VCX1_3 gene encoding Calcium/proton exchanger CAX-like (COG:P~EggNog:ENOG503NU56~TransMembrane:9 (i79-99o105-126i138-157o163-189i201-223o243-265i384-406o412-433i440-459o)) — protein sequence MSSGPAAFRRRLQQIKTSSSASSIGMTPDAVSSDSDIQPESGFGQPSSSSMRRTRDHGARPLARSDTYRQLTIMINNSHVGLTKALLLLVPVAIAADLLRLSPVAVFALNLLAVVPLAAMSIYSILALTRNAGALGGLPRAVFGNATELTLSIVAIYHGKTQLVLAIATGTAAYYSLLVLGASFLHASYGKTDVPFSKTKSGVLSSLVMATAFCLTIPTAMSLATDEEDKSRTNPPAAAVDGYALHLSRIIAVVLFFLFMTYLTFRFLTHKQLFPRNTSAVHANPDSRTNSVLDMNPAGSASSLALAAGFAGSAVCTAACANSLLRSMSSATRALHTTEAFTGFVILPLVASLAKSVTICQHARSDGTPAPGQMGRLDFAIRSAMTNVLDTLLFVMPLLVLLGWIMGRPMALQLDLFEAVVFLLAVLIMTYLVQHGKTTYFEGFMLIGTYVSIVVAFYVRPEPIA from the exons ATGAGCTCCGGCCCAGCGGCtttccgtcgccgcctgcaaCAAATCAagacgtcctcgtccgcaTCATCCATCGGCATGACTCCAGACGCCGTGTCCTCGGACAGCGACATCCAGCCAGAGTCGGGGTTTGGGcagccctcctcctcctccatgcgGCGGACGCGAGACCATGGAGCGCGGCCGCTGGCTCGCTCCGACACCTATCGCCAGCTGACAATCATGATCAACAACAGCCACGTTGGTCTGACCAAGGCGCTGCTCCTTCTcgtgcccgtcgccatcgcggcggacctgctgcgcctgtctcccgtggccgtcttcgccctcaACCTCTTGGCCGTGGTGCCTCTGGCTGCCATGAGCATCTACAGCATCCTGGCGCTAACTAGGAATGCCGGtgccctgggcggcctgcCCCGGGCCGTCTTTGGCAATGCAACCGAGTTGACT CTTAGCATTGTCGCCATTTACCATGGCAAGACGCAGCTCGTGCTCGCGATTGCAACCGGCACTGCGGCCTATTACTCGCTCCTTGTGCTAGGCGCCAGTTTCTTGCACGCCAGCTACGGCAAGACGGACGTCCCCTTCAGCAAAACCAAGTCAGGCGTCCTGTCTTcgctcgtcatggccacggcctTTTGCCTGACCATCCCGACCGCCATGTCCCTGGCaacagacgaggaggacaagtCAAGGACGAatcctcctgctgctgctgtcgacggATACGCCCTCCACCTCTcgcgcatcatcgccgtggtcctcttcttcctcttcatGACCTACCTCACATTCCGGTTCCTCACGCACAAGCAGCTCTTCCCCAGGAACACCAGCGCGGTGCACGCCAACCCAGATAGCCGCACCAACTCAGTGCTGGACATGAACCCGGCcggctcggcatcgtcgctggctctcgccgccggcttcgcgGGGAGCGCCGTCTGCACGGCCGCGTGCGCCAACTCGCTGCTGCGCAGCATGAGCTCAGCGACGCGAGCGCTGCATACGACGGAGGCGTTTACAGGGTTCGTGATCCTGCCGCTGGTGGCGAGCCTCGCCAAGTCTGTGACCATCTGCCAGCACGCGCGGTCCGACGGCACGCCCGCACCGGGGCAGATGGGCCGGCTCGACTTCGCAATCCGGTCTGCTATGACAAACGTCTTGGACACGTTGCTCTTCGTCATGCCCCTGCttgtgctgctgggctggatCATGGGGCGGCCCATGGCTCTCCAGTTAGACCtcttcgaggccgtcgtGTTCTTGTTAGCGGTCCTCATCATGACGTACCTTGTACAGCATGGCAAGACGACCTACTTTGAAGGCTTCATGCTCATAGGAAC ATACGTTTCTATCGTCGTTGCATTCTATGTTCGCCCCGAACCGATTGCATAA
- the VCX1_4 gene encoding Calcium/proton exchanger CAX-like (TransMembrane:10 (i75-96o102-121i133-154o166-187i199-219o239-259i322-343o349-377i389-407o419-441i)~COG:P~EggNog:ENOG503NU56), protein MSRSSSSSGNDAPPHEHTTTTTTTYGDITAAAAAAASETTPLLNEAQQRHELMKPRRPLLVRAGQEAWRAFRATLFCSGTNVLLVCVPLGLMAGGWGWPEAAVFVLNFLAMLPLASILTFATEQLAAAVGSVAGGLINATFGNAVEMIVGISALREGEVAIVQSSMIGSILSSIMLILGTSFLLAGLGKRAVEINADIGGILTSLMIISCASLIMPSALDIVEAESPAMIDSNPSSYVLALSRFTSLILLAFYIVYLYFQSVSHAHLFIEEEEEDDEPQDKLHPLSSCVVLILSTLGVGACSDRLVDSIDGFVETLGVSRSFIGLIIVPIVGNLGCFVGTIQWSRTNRINLAVSVIVGSTLQISLFVVPFLVIVGWIIGKNMSLQFDTFETIILTLSTLVVSCLLRGGETNYFEGLLLVATYVIIGIAFFVHPGAAVTATIDHRAVLAKDTVLAAVHSAAVASGKS, encoded by the exons atgagtcgcagtagtagcagcagcggcaacgacgcgccgccccaCGAGcatacgacgacgacgacgacgacgtatGGAGACAtcaccgcggccgccgccgccgccgccagcgagaccACCCCGTTGCTCAACGAAGCTCAGCAGCGCCATGAGCTCATGAAGCCGCGCCGGCCACTCCTGGTGCGCGCCGGCCAGGAAGCCTGGCGCGCCTTCAGGGCGACTCTCTTCTGCAGCGGCACCAATGTCTTGCTCGTCTGCGTGCCGCTCGGCCTCATGGCCGGTGGTTGGGGCTggcccgaggccgccgtcttcgtcctcaaCTTCCTCGCCATGCTGCCGCTCGCGTCCATCCTCACCTTTGCGAcggagcagctcgccgccgccgtcgggtccgtcgcgggcggcttgATCAATGCCACGTTTGGCAATGCCGTGGAGATGATT GTTGGTATAAGTGCTCTGAGAGAAGGAGAAGTCGCCATCGTCCAGTCAAGCATGATTGGGAGCATTCTATCGTCCATTATGCTG ATCCTCGGCACGTCGTTCCTCCTGGCCGGTCTCGGCAAGAGAGCAGTTGAAATCAACGCCGACATTGGTGGGATTCTCACGTCGCTAATGATCATCTCGTGCGCCTCCCTCATCATGCCCTCCGCtctcgacatcgtcgaggcAGAATCCCCGGCTATGATCGACAGCAACCCCAGCAGCTACGTGCTGGCCCTATCACGCTTCACGtccctcatcctcctcgccttctaCATCGTATACCTATATTTTCAGTCCGTCTCCCACGCACATCTGTTCatcgaagaagaagaagaagacgacgagccgcaGGACAAGCTGCACCCCCTGTCGAGTTGCGTCGTCCTGATTCTCTCCACGCTAGGGGTAGGCGCTTGCTcggaccgcctcgtcgacagcatcgacggcttcgtcgagacGCTCGGCGTAAGCCGCAGCTTCATCGGCTTGATCATCGTACCCATCGTAGGCAACCTCGGCTGCTTCGTCGGCACGATACAGTGGTCCAGGACAAACAGGATCAACCTGGCCGTTTCGgtcatcgtcggcagcaCGCTGCAGATATCGCTCTTCGTTGTCCCGTTCCTTGTCATCGTGGGCTGGATCATCGGCAAGAACATGTCCCTGCAATTTGACACGTTTGAAACAATCATCCTGACTCTGTCGACTCTCGTCGTCAGCTGCCTGTTGCGGGGCGGCGAGACAAACTATTTCgagggcctcctcctcgtcgccac ATACGTCATCATAGGCATTGCCTTCTTCGTGCACCCCGGCGCAGCGGTGACCGCAACCATTGACCATCGTGCTGTTTTGGCAAAGGATAccgtgttggcggcggtgcacAGTGCTGCTGTGGCCAGTGGAAAATCTTGA